tagtcattgttaaaaaaaacaaaaaaaaaaaaaaaaaaaaaaaaaaggaaaaaaaggcaAGGATTATTTGAAAGTCACATATGATATATAGCTAGCATAacctcttattttattttattttttatttattatgagATAGCCGCCccaataaaatttttttggctCCACTTACACCGACAGGTACAAGTTTAGGGAAAAGCAAAACATAATTGGTACTATGATAAACAAGTTTATCTTAAAATCCTGTTTAATCAGTTTAACCTCAACCCAGACTGTAAAAAGTATGTGGCCCACACCAATGGGTCTAACATTGGACGTATCTGCTTGTAGCCATTTGAATCAATCCATCTACTTCTCCTGGCTGTCCACAGGTCGATATCGCACGCGCGAATTGATTGCCTGTCTTTAACTTCGGGGCTAGAAGTAGACGGCtagtttattaaaattattggaaaatgttatttattaGATTGTTATATGGGTAATGTACGTACGAACGATTAAGATGGAAACTGATCTTCTTCATTTCGTTGGAGCCGGTTAGTTCATTTAGGAGAGGTAaattggtcattttattttttttggaaatgttatttaataaattactatACGACTGAGATGACGTGGTAGTGAAATTCAACAATCAATTGTTCTTTTTACAAAGCCCGTGCATATCTAAATgttgattttcactgccacgtCATTCTAATTGTATGATAGTCGTATAGCAgtctataaaataatatatatattttttttacaagtttctGTTAGTCTAAAGactaattttcactgtcacatcaTCCTAATTATATAGTAGTCATATAACAGTCTGTTAAAGAACATTACTCAAAATAATTCATTCAGGCTATGAAACAAAGATAACCTACCCTTCTAAAgaggaaaaatacaaaatcaattcatgtggtatcaaaatgaactcaaagGTCCCTGACATGTgcgaaaaatacaatttattccctacagtcaaatttcaTCCACTGACTTAACAAATTCCGTTAGTGTGACATGTCAGAGTCAATAAAATTGTGATACTTTTCCTATTTAAGTCAGTGTCACACTAGTGAAATTTGTTAAATCAGTAGACAATTTGTTTGTagggaaaaaattatttttttagcctACCTAAAGACCGACCTCTAAATTCATTTTAATGTCAGAAGAAGCTAATTGcaactgattttacatttagagagagagagagagagagagagagagagcctatCCCATGGAGTtaggtgcaagtaaaatatatGGCATCGATCGTACGTGCTTGCTCGAAAATCACAATCATGGGAATATCATGGGAATAATTGGAGAAGAGTTAGGCAATTTTGACGTCCACAAAAGAGTAGTTAGATggacattaattaattacttttaatTCAATGTATAATGAAGAGAGTCAATAAGGagatgaagaaaatcatgagGCAGACGATAAAAGAAGAGGCGCGAAAGAAACTACAAACAGTTGGGTAGGGCCTAACGACGGCTTGCGATTAGCTGTATGGAAAGCTAAAGCTGTTAATGGCGCTTTCCTCTCTCTAAATGCAGCAGTCTTAATCTTTTATCGTGATTATCTTCCCCTTACTAGCTATCACTCCTATATATACTAGCTCCCCCCCCCAACTCCTCTTCTAAATCATATTCGAAAAAAGAAACCATTCTCTTATCTTTCTTTCGAAACCAACCAACCATGGCCATATATATGTATCCTACCTTGAGAAACGCTATTGCTTCTCTTTCACTCTTTATGCTTGCGTTTGCTCTCCCTTTCCCCACCACGGGAAGACCCGCCACTTTTCTTGAAGACTTCCACGTCACGTGGTCTGATTCCCATATCAAGCAGATCGACGGAGGGAAGGCCATCCAGCTCGTTCTTGACCGAAATTCTGGTACCGCTCGCTTTTCGTGGGGTCACATATCTTTTTGGTTATTTAGTATTGAAAAAAAAGGCTtaatttattcatccaaaaaaaaaaaaaaaggcttaattTAATTGGACTATGATCACACAGAAATGAAAGaactatatataaaattgttgCGTTTCAGGATGTGGGTTTTCTTCCAAGAGGCAGTACTTGTTCGGGCGTGTCAGCATGAAGATTAAGCTGATTGCCGGGGACTCTGCCGGAACTGTCACCGCCTTCTATGTACGTTAACGTTACGTGTACACACTGTACAGTACTCGAaatttttctcttcctcttaaTTGGCCGGTATTCAATTTGTCTGCTCTGAATTAATTGTGTGTCAGATGAATTCAAACACCGACGCTGTTCGTGACGAGCTGGACTTCGAGTTCTTGGGGAATCGAACAGGGCAACCGTACACTGTCCAGACCAATATCTACGCTCATGGGAAGGGTGATAGGGAGCAAAGAATCAACCTTTGGTTTGATCCTTCTGCTGACTTCCACACTTACACAATTCTATGGAACCACCGTCAAATTGTGTAAGTTAACAGTTTCAGAATTAAGCATGTCCCACGTGTCAATTTCATACTAGAGTAATGttgtataattaatataaaattataatgatGTGACACTGatttcaatgattaattttaatttttactaatAACAGTCGTGTAAGAATATATTAaatagtttattattattattattattactaggTGAAATTAATAATAGTTGTTTGTAATGATATTGTCGGTGTACTGCAGCTTCTATGTGGATGATGTGCCCGTTAGAGTTTACAAGAACAACGAAGCCAAAGGAATCCCCTACCCGAAATTTCAGTCCATGGGGGTCTATTCCACATTATGGGAAGCCGACAACTGGGCTACGAGAGGCGGGCTGGAGAAGATTGATTGGAGCAAAGCACCTTTCTATGCTTATTACAAGGACTTTGACATCGACGGATGCCCGGTGCCGGGCCCGGCGAACTGTGCCTCCAACCCCAGCAACTGGTGGGAGGGAAACGCCTATCAATTACTCACTGCCCTCCAAGCAAGAAAGTATAGATGGGTTCGCATAAACCACATGGTCTACGACTACTGCACCGATAAATCTAGGTTTCCGGTGAGCCCGCCGGAGTGTGCTCTCGGCTTCTAAATGGCAAACCAACCAAACCGTCCATGTATTATAAGCCTCACGTACATGTCCTAGCTTGTACGCTAATTGTGTGATCATGAGAGTCATTCAAATTTGGATGGTACAAAAGCCGGGGGATATATGTGTTATATTTGGCCTCTTACTCTTGTGTACGTGTATTAGTGTATATGTCGACGAAGCTTTAAGTTAGCTCCGGGGGAGGGAAAAAGTCAAACCTTCTTGTGGGCTATACGTGTCTGTATTCTGTAGGCACAGTACGTGCCAATAAAGTTTCTGCATAAAGTATAACTGTGAAAAGGATGTTCTTGTTCTCTATGTCCATGTTTTTCAAACACACATGCAG
Above is a genomic segment from Alnus glutinosa chromosome 12, dhAlnGlut1.1, whole genome shotgun sequence containing:
- the LOC133851995 gene encoding probable xyloglucan endotransglucosylase/hydrolase protein 7 — encoded protein: MAIYMYPTLRNAIASLSLFMLAFALPFPTTGRPATFLEDFHVTWSDSHIKQIDGGKAIQLVLDRNSGCGFSSKRQYLFGRVSMKIKLIAGDSAGTVTAFYMNSNTDAVRDELDFEFLGNRTGQPYTVQTNIYAHGKGDREQRINLWFDPSADFHTYTILWNHRQIVFYVDDVPVRVYKNNEAKGIPYPKFQSMGVYSTLWEADNWATRGGLEKIDWSKAPFYAYYKDFDIDGCPVPGPANCASNPSNWWEGNAYQLLTALQARKYRWVRINHMVYDYCTDKSRFPVSPPECALGF